CTGCTGCCCGACTTCGCTGAAATTCATTACCGTGTCTTTGTATAACGAGAACGGCGTTTCCGTATTCAAGCTTTCCGCTTCGTAGGAGCGTTCCGCGAGACTGCCGCCTCCAGTGGGAATAACCTTCAGCTTATCCAGCTGGATGCCGCTGTCGGTTCCTTCAAGCATCTTGATCACTACCCGGTTTGCGCCCTTCTGAAGCTGTACCCCGCTTAACACGGCATTGCCCCATTCGTCGCTTGCCGTAGGCGCGAAGCTTACCGTCTGCTCTTCTCCGTCCCCGATATAAACCGAGCGGCTTAGCGGCAAAACGTCCGTCCCGTTATTCCGGTAGAGCCAATGCAGATCATAGCTTCCCGCTTCCTCCGCGTTTACGTTGAACGCAAGCCGGTCGTTCTCGTTGTTAAAATCCGAGGCATAGCCAACCACCGGAATGACGCCGCCGCCCGTTACCGCGCTTCCCGTGCTGTATTCGTAACCGCCGGCCAGCAGCCCGCCGACATTCGTATATTGGCCGCTGGATTCCATTCGGAGCGTAATCGTATGATGGCCGGCCGGAACCGCTGCCTCCAGCTCCTTCCGCTGCATCGCGCCGCCCCAGCCGCCCGGCGTTTTCGGGAACAACACCTCTTGCGCGTTCTCCGCAGGCTCGCCGTCTACCAGCACGGACATCGTTGGACTGTTATCGCCATGGTACAGCACCGTAATCTGATCGACGGCTTCTGACAGATTCACCTCGTAAGTAACCGTCTGGCCTTGCTGGCCGAAATTATCCGTCTTGCTCTCGTTGTAGGAAACGCTGTTCGTCTGCGGGATATCGGCATATAACGCCCCGTACTTTTTGTCCCCGACACTCATATACCGCAGCTTGATGCCCAAATCATCCGTAGGCGCCTTCAGCATAACCGTATTGTCGCCGGCCTCCAGGTGAACGGTCGCCATTCCGCTATGCGCAACAAACTTATCCCAAGTGCCGTTGCCCGGGAAAGCAAGACTGCCCTGCGGCTGATCGTTAACGACCAGGTCACGGCTTACCGTCTGCCAATCCGACGCGTAGCTGAAGCCAAGCGGATAATCGCCCGCTTCCGGCACGCGGACGTGGAACTTCAAATAATCGCCTTTTGTATCAAAATAGTAGACGTTGCCGTACTGATCGACGATAGCCGTATCCAGCTTGGCGTCCACCGCTTCGTAACGGTCGTTCACTCCGCTCCCCACCACGTCCAGGCTGGCCAGGTTAAGCCACAGGTTGTTCGTATTAAGCGTCAATTTAACCGTGTTTTCACCGGCTTTAAGCTCCGCCGGCACCGTATATTGCGCGGTTGGATGGCCCCAGCCCGTATTGACCGAGAAAGGAATAACGCCTTCCGCAACCTCGCCGTTTACGGTCAGCTTGCCTTCCGGTCCAACGGTCCCGTTGCCTTGTCCGTAATTCAGGACAAGATTGTAATTCCCTGCTTCCGGAACGGTTACGGTAAAAGTCACCGCGTCGGTATCCTTGCGTCCGAAGTTGCCAACCCATCCGTAAGCCTTCGTTATCCGGGACTGGTAATCGACGGTGGCCGGAACATCCTCCGCTTCCGTTCCTCGGGTTGTTACGCCGGTCGCCTGCTTATAGTTCATGTAGCCGGCAATAACCATCGCTTTACCGCCGTTTGCGGCACGCGTATCCTCCACCACCTTCTGAAGATCGCGGTATTGATTCCGGTCCTGCCAGATTTCGCTGTAATCAAAGTCCGTCTTGGTGGCTGGGTTCGGCACCGCGCTGTATTCCGCATTGCCGCCGACCATATTGAAGGTCACATCGTTGTTATTCGGATTATTGACGGTCAGCGAATCCTTGACCGCGTTAATCAGCTTGCCGTAATCAAGCGAATAATAACGCTTGTTGCCGTTGTAATCATACAAAAAGTCGTTATCGTTCGCTCCCCATTGATCCAGATGAATGCCGTCAAAACCAAAATCGTTTACCGCCCGGTTAAACTCCTTCGTAATAAAAGCCTGCCACTCCGTATTGCCCGGATCCTGCAGGAACAGCGACGTCGGATGGCCGTTCACGTCAAACGTAAATCCGTTCTGGTCCTTCTGCGGGTTGCCCGGATCAAGCGGGAACTGCGCCGACTTGTTGTACAGCCCCCATAACGGGCTGACGCCAAAATCCTCGTAATTCTCCCTCGCGGCATAGTTCATCTCGTAAGCCATCGCGGCAGAGCCGTATTTCTGCGCGGCTGCCACCTGCTGCTTCACCGACATCGGAAATAATTCGCGCCCGAGCAAATCCGTGTAATGCGTATCCGCATCCATCGTTTCCGTTATGAAATTTCCGTTCTCGTCGGTAAGCGGCTTGCCGCTGCTGTCTGTTTTGGAATAGACCGATACATCGTGCCGCCACATCCAGTCGTAGAACTGATAGCCGTTCAAATAGTAGTCCTGGGACAGCTGCTTCAGCTTCGCATCGCTTTGCTCCGCCGTTTCCTTCGGAAACTCCCCGACATAGCCGTACCTCGGGTACTTCTTCCAGTCGCTGGATACATCAATGGCAGCGGTTGCAAAATCATCGTCAGCCGCTCCTTTTACCCAAGCCTTCACCAAATAGCCCGTATAATCCTCCGCCGGCGGCTTCCACTTTACCTGCAGCTCTCCCTGCCCCTGCAGGACGGTAACGGCCTTCGCGCCTTTGGCCACAAGCTTGTTCAACTGATAAATTTCCACATTGAGCTCGCCGCTCCAGGAGCTGTCGTCCTTCAATGCGAAAGTCAGCGTCGCCTCTTCGCCGGGCGTATAGCGGGCCTTATCCACCGTCAGCGAAGTAATCGCTTTCAAGAATTGGCGCTGTTCACTGCTTGTCGTTTCGGCATAAGCCTTCGCCGTATGTTCACCGGCTGCCGCTTCGAATACCGGCACCGCGCCTTGCAAGGCAACTATAGCTGCAAGCGACTGCAGCAAGGTTTTATTCAGCTTGTTCATCGTATCCTCCTAAAATGAAATCATATCGCCGATTAATCTCCTATACGTGTCTGCCGTTCTACATAAGAAGGGTATAACCGCTTTGGATTATACCCTTCGTGTTACTGCTTATTTGCCGTTAGCCGAGCGCCATGCGTCAAGCTGCTTTTGCGCTTCCGCGATGACTTTATCCACGCCTGCCGCTTTTTGCTTCGCCAGCAGCTTCGGCAGATTTTCTTCCGGATCCAGCTGGCCGGACTTCAGTCCGTCAACAAAAGCTTTGTTGGCATTGTCGATGGCGATAATCTCGTTCTTCACCGGTTCCGGATCAAAGATAAAGCCAAACGTGCGGGCCGGACGGCTCGAGACCATCTCGTTAAACTTCTCGTAGTTCTGATATTTGTTAGGGTCTTCGCCTTCGCGGGTGTAGTTCAGCATCTGGTTGCCGATCTGCCACATAATATCGTGATAGAAGCCCGCGTCATTTGTCGTTTTGCCGTCAGGCAGCGCGATTTGGCCGTTCTTCAGCACGTAATGCTTACCCTCTACGCCGAAGTTGAACAGCGTCAGAAGCTTTTGATCCTTAAAGAACAGGTTTAAAAGCATCATGGCACGGGCAGGGTCCTTCGACGTTTTGGAGATGGCCTGCATCGTTGCCGTCATTTTGCCGGTTTGCAGTCTATCGACGTTTAACGGGATTTGGATCATTTCATGGCCGGCTTTAATAGATGCGTTAGGCGCTTTAGCTACCGAGCCGATCTCCATGTCAGCCAGAATCTCCATATCGCCTACTAGGGCAAAAGCTTTGCCCGCCTGGATTTTCTTCCACGCATCAAGTCCCGGAGTCAAAGCGTCCTTATTGATAAAGCCCGCTTTGAACCATTTGTGGGTCAAGTCGGCAAGCTCCTTATAACGAGGCGTTTCAAAAGAATTAATGACGTCAAGGCTATTCGGATCCGTATTTAACGTGTTTACCGCCGCTACGCTCGAGATCGTATCCAGCGTGCCCGACGAATAGTAAGCTTCAAGCGGGAAGCTTGGCGCCGCCAGCGGCGTTACGTCCGGCTCATTATCTTTAATGATTTGAAGCAATGGCTCCAGATCTTCTACTTTGCCGGATTTCAGAGCGGATAAGTCCATGTTGTATTTGTCGACCAGCGCTTTATCGAGATAGACGCCTTGCGAGCCGCCCAGCTCCTGATGCGTATGAATGCCGTACAGCTTGCCGCCGCGTTTTGCGGGCTCGTGGTAATCCTTTTCTACGGCCTCGATATCCGGACCGTACTCGGCAAGCAGATCGTCAAGCGGAAGCAATCCGCCCTTCAATACCTGCTGGTTATAGCCTAACCAGTCGGCCGTGAACAGCAGGTCGAACTTTTCGTTGGACGCCATCATAAGGTTCGTCTTGTCGTTCCAAGCGCCCCAGTCAATCGGATTCAGCTTTACCGTCATATTTAATTCCGGGTACGTTTGCTTCAAATAATCGTTCATTGCGGTCTGCACGCTGGCCAGATCGGCTTGCGGCGCGTCCGGGTACACCATCACGACCTCGTAAGGATCAAGCGCCTTCGCAGCGTTCTTTGCGGGTTCCGCCGAAGTATTCGCCGAGTTCGAAGCCGTACTCTCTTCCTTGTTGCCGTTTGAGGTTTTGTTCGTCGACGAGCATCCCGTTGCGGCAAACACAATCGCAAGGATAAGCGTAAGAAGAACAAGCGAGCTTTGTCTAAACCTTTTCATTAAAGTGACCTCCCCAAAATGATCAAGCTTAAGTTCTGTATACTAAACCGAAGCGTGTTCGGACTTAGCCTTTGACTGCGCCTACCGTCAGCCCTTTGACGAAATACTTCTGCAGGAACGGGAACACGAACACAAGCGGGCCGATCGCCACCATCGCCATCGCCATCCGAATCGATTCCAGCGGCTGCGTCACATTGGCGGTATTGCTGTAGGCCTTGTTCGCGATGCTTTGCAGGAACGAAGCGTTCATCAGCGTTTTGTTAAGAAGATACTGCAAGGAGTACAGCTTCTCGTTATTGATAAACACCAGGCTTGTGAACCAGTCATTCCAGTAGGATACGATGGTGAACAGCCCGATCGTGGCCATAACCGGCAAGGACAGCGGCAAGATAATGCTAAAATACGTCCGGTACTCGCTCGCGCCGTCAATCTTGGCCGACTCGACGAGTGACGGCGGAATGCTGTTCGTAAAGAATGTCCGGATAATAAAGATGTTGAAGCCTCCTATTAACCCCGGAATAATCAGTGCCAGCAGCGTATCCTGCACATGCAGGAATCGGGTATAGACCAGATACCAGGGCAGGAGACCGCCGGAGAACAGCATCGTGAAAAACACATAGAAACTTAGGGCATTCCGATACGGAAACTCAGTTCGGGACAAAGCATAAGCCATGGCTGAAGTAATAAGCAGACTTATTACAACACCGGTAAGCGTAACCGTGATCGTTACCCCGTATGCCCTCGCGATATTCGCTGAATCATGGATCAGGTAACGGTAGGCTTCCCAGTCGAAATGCTGAGGCCAGAACGTGTAGCCATTTCGCGTCAGATCGTTCTCATTGGTCACCGATACCATAAAAACAAGCCAGAACGGGATTAGACAAGACAAACTGAACAAGGTTAAGAACAACAGGATAAACGGGTTTGTGCGATTATTCGTCTTCATGCTTGGCCCCCTAGAACAACGCGTTTTCTTTGCTGAATTTCTTCACGATATAGTTGACCGTAATGACAAGCACAAAGCCAACGACCGATTGAAGAAGACCTGCGGACGATGCGAGCCCCGTATCGCCGGTTACCAGCAAAGCGTTGTAGACGTAGGTATCGATAACCTCGGTTGTTTCCTTCAGCATCCCCGAAGCCATCGTTGCTTGATAGAACAAGCCAAAATCCGCATTAAAGATACGGCCTACCGCAAGCAGCGTCAGAATAATAATGACCGGCGTAATGAGCGGTACGGTAATTCCGGTCATCTGCTTCCATTTGCTCGCCCCGTCAATGCGGGCAGCTTCGTAATACTCCTGGTCGATGCCAACAATCGCGGCCAGATAGACGATGGCGGAGTAGCCGACCGTTTTCCACGTATTTACGATCGTGAGAATATACGGCCAATATTTCGGCTCCGCATACCAGGCAATCGTCTCCTTGCCCATCGGCTCGAGAATCGATTTGTTAATAAAACCAAGCTCCGGATTCAGGAAGCCGTAGACGAGGTAACCAACGATAACCATCGAGACAAAGTTCGGAAGAATGGCGGCACTCTGGAAAAACTTCGACAGCACCTTCCGCCTAACCTCATTGAGCAGAATCGCAAGCAGTACAGCCAATACCGTATTGATGACCAGGAAAGCGACATTGTACAAAATCGTGTGCTTAATGATCATCCATGCGTCATTGGAGGCAAACAGAAACTTGAAGTTCTGCAGTCCTACCCAATCGCTGCCCCATACGCCCTTCGTATAGTTCAGATCCTTGAACGCCAGGAAGATGCCGAACATCGGAAGATAGTTATTGATAAATAGCATGATAATCCCCGGTATCGCGAGAATAACCAAGGCGCGATGCTTCAGCAGCCGTCGCAGCACGGGCATGTGTTTCACCTTCTTGTTGTTTGTATGTCCTAAGTATACGGCCGCCCGGCAGACCCCCCTACCGTTTTTGTAACCTCAGTCTAGTCGTTTTGTGACATTGCGGTATTCTTGCGGATTAATTCCGTATTGCTTCTTAAACATCTTCGTAAAATGCGAAAAATTCGAGTAGCCCACCTGCTGCGCTATTGCGCTGACCGTCATTCCCGTCGTATCGAGCAGCTGTCTGGCTCTTGCCATCTTCGTCTCGATGAGGTAATCAATCAGGTTCTGCCCGGTCTCCTTCTTGAACAGGCGGGACAAATATGCCGGATTCAAACCGACATGAGCGGCGACATCCTCGCGGGAGATGTCCTCCTCCACGTTCTCTTTTATATATTGAACCGACTTCTGCACGACGCTGTCGCTCTCTAATGCAGTAAAGGCCGCATCCATAACGGCAGAGACGATATTTTCCGCCCAATGCCTGTATTGGGACAAGCTGCGGATTTGAGCCGAAGCCCAAAGCGGGAAGTTTGGCACCTGGCTTGGATTAATCCCTTTTACATGCATAAAGCCGTATACCACCTGCAACGTGTCCAGATGGAATGTCTCAAGCTGGTTCTGATGAATTTGACCTGCTTCCAGCTTATCCACGCTCCGGTTAATCAAGGAAATCACCTTGTCCCGTTCCTTGTTCAGCATATAGGACGACCATTCCGTTACATTGATATTGTCTGGCACAAGCAGCGGCGCGGACGCACCGCCTTGAGGCACATACATAATAACCGACTGCGATTCCTTGACGTTATGACGCTCCTTGTCCTTCAAACCTTCGCATAGCCCGGACACTTCCTGCAGGCTGACGAACTTCCCGATATAGCAGGTGATCTGGCAGTAGAAATAGGTTCGGCATACTTCGATAAACCGTTTGGCGGTCTCCGTCCAGCTGCCCGCGGACCGGGCGGCGCCTGCCGTGTAAATCATCGCGAACATCACGCCGCTCCGGTCCGTTATCACATCCCCGGCGCAGCCCGGGAGAAACAGCTCTCCGGCAGCTTTTTTCACCGCGTACTCCATAATCTCCTGATCCCGCGCATCAAGCGGCTTATGCCATTCCTCGATGCTGATCAGAATCGGCATGACTCTGCCGTCTGCTTGCAGCTCGATTTGGGCATCCTTCAGCCCTCGCTCAAGGAAGTCGCCAAACGACAGCTGGCGCCTAGACAACAGATCCTGCCAGAAGCGTTCGGTGAGCAGAGGCTGCTGTTTGCGCCACAGCTCCGCGTATTTGCGGTACTCGGCATGATGCTGTACGCTCTCTTCCTTCTCTCTAACAGCCTGCAGCATTAAGGAGACCGCCTGCACCAGCTCCTCGCCGTCCACCGGCTTCAGCAAATAATCAAAGCTGCCAAGGTTAACCGCCTGCTTGGCGTAAGTAAACTCCGAATGGCAGGTAAGAAACAGCGACTCGGTATGCGGGGAATGCTCCTTCACCCAGCGGACCAGCGACAATCCGTCCTCATCGGGCATCTCGATATCGCAAACCAGTATATCGATGCGGTGCTCCTTCATGATTTGTCTTGCGGCATCGGCGTGATTGGCGGTAAACACGGCTTTAATGCCCAGCGTAGACCAATCATTACATTCGCAAATGCCATCCACCGCAAATTTCTCGTCATCAACGACCAGCATCTGCGCCATGTTCATCCCGCTCCTTCATATGATCGATAGGTAAAGTCATCCGTATGGCTAATCCTTTTGGTTCGTTTGGCAGGAAGCTGATCCGGGCCAGGCTGCCGTAACGCATCGCTGCCCGCTTCTTCACATTCCAGATACCGATATGATTATCGTCCGAGGAGGGCTTGTATTGGTCCGATGCCAGCTCGTTCATCCGCTCATCGCTTAAGCCTTTGCCGTTATCCTTTACTTCGATATGCATCAATCCGGAATTCTCAGCGTCCCGTAAGGCCGTAATTTGAAGCAGGAACGGCTCCCCTTTTACGCTCATGCCGTGAATCATCGCATTTTCCGCAAACGGCTGTACGAGCAGCGAAGGTATACGGGCTTCCAGAAGCTCCTCCGCACACCGGATCTCGAAGTCGAAGGTATCCTGATACCGCATCTTCTGAATTTCCAAATAGTTGCGGATATGCTCAAGCTCCTGCGACAGCGTGATCGTATCCCGGCTTGTTCCAAGCATAAACCGGAAATAGCCGACCATATGGCGAACCGTCTTCTTCACCAGCTCGTATCTCTTCAAATCCGCCAGCTGAAAAATAATGTTCATCGTATTGAGGAAAAAATGCGGATTGATCTGCGTCTGCAGATGCTTCAGCTCCGCCTTCTGCGCGTTCAGCCGCTCCTCGTACACGTCGATCTTCAGGTCCTTGATCTCGTCCATCATGTTGTTAAAGGTATGGTTAATAATCGCGAATTCGGTAATCGGCGAATCCGGCAGCTTCATCTCCATATCCCCGTCCTTCACGCGCCGGATGGTGCCAAGCAGCTGAAGAATCGGATTCAGGATAATGCGCCGGAATACAAAGAGATAGACAAGCAAAATAATCAGGACAAACAGCGGAAGCAAATTAATAATCGTCTGGAATTGTTTCAGCCCTTTCAAGAGATCCGAATACGGCAGAACAACGGCCATGCTGATCCCGCTGAGCGGCGATTTGCTTGTAATGATAAACAACTTCCTGCCCCCGTCCGAATAAGAGAAGGACGTATTCCTTGCCAGCTTATCGGCCGGAAGCCGGAAATCCTTGCTTAAGCTGCCTGACGGCTCGGACAGAATCATGCCGTCTTCCCCGGCAAACAGCACGTCACCGCTCGTACGCACATCCTGAAGAGGCAGCTTTAACGTATTCATGCTTATCAAGGCGCCGATATAAGCGTTATTGGTCGTATCATCGCTGACAACCCTGTGCAAATAATAATCCTGGCCAATCTTGACGGCCTTCCATTGATACAGAAGCGGATGCAGCACTTCGGTGTTATTAAGCGTCTGAGTAATCCAGCTGCTGACCTGGTCATGGTCGGTGCCCGAGATGACATTGGTTGTCGCCAGGACGTTGTTGGGCTTCGAATACACATAGAACATGTCTACCGTATGGTAATAGGAGCGGTAGGCCGAGTTCCTCTGAATCAGCTCCATCTGGGCAAAATAGTATTCGGAGTCCGACAGCCCAGTCTGTCCGAACTTCTGAAAGTTCTCGTCATGGTCCACGTTGTAGACCATATTCGTCGTAATGTCGTCCAAGCTCCGGTCGATCATATTCAGATTGGAATTCACCAGATTCTGATAGGAATTCGCTACCTGCATGAGCACGACATCCTGCGCGTAGTGACCGGCCGCAAACAGAATAAGCAGGAGCGGCAGAGTGACGGCCGAGAACAGCATGATAAACCGCGAGCTTAGCTTTTTCGTTTTTTTCATGGATTTCCCAAACATGGTGGAACCTCCCGTACCCAATCTAAGAGCAGAAAATGCGTGGCAGACCTCTTGCATTGGCCCGCCACGCATTTTCTGTTTTATGCACGCAAATCCTTGACCGTCTGCCTTTCCACAATCTCATGCGGAACAATAAGGCTCGGGACGATCTTTCCCGTTTCAATCATCGTAATAACCTTGTCGGCCGCATCTCGGCCTAACTGAAGCAACGGCTGCCCAACTGTCGTCAGCGCCGGGTAAACCATCCTCGACAGCCGGATATTATCGTAGCCGATCACGGATAAATCTTCAGGCACCCGGATGCCTTTCTCCATAGCGGCATTCATGGCTCCAACGGCCATTTCGTCGCTTGCGGCAAATACGGCCGTTATCCCGCGCTCGTGCTCCAGCAGCGTCTCCATCGCCGCTTTGCCGCTGTCATAATGGAAATCACCGTAAGCAACCCGCGAGCCGCGGAACGGAATTCCTTTGTCATGCAAGGCATCCTTATAGCCCTGCAGTCTTGGTATACCCGCTATCGGATCCTCCGCCGTACCGGCGATCATCGCGATATCCTTATGTCCCTTGTCGATCAGATAACTTACCGCATCGTACGAGGCTTGCCGGTCATCGACCTTCACAAACGGAACCTTCGTATCCTCATTCTCGGAGGAGACGAGCACAATCGGCACCTGCATCGTATCCAGCATCTGCTTGTATTCATGCTTAAGCACTTCGCTTGCAAAAATAATGCCGTCGATTTGCCGTTCCCGAAGCACCTGCAGATACTTCATCGTCCGGTTCCCGTCTACCGCCGTATTGCATACAAGCACGCTGTAGCCCCGCTCCAGCGCATACTCTTCGATCCCCTGCAGAACCGCCGATGCGAACTCGCTCGCAACAGCGGGGAACATCACCCCAATCGTCTGGGTGCGCCTGTTGTTCAGGTAACGCGCTATGGCGTTTGGATGATAGCCCATATCCTCTATTGTCTTAATCACCTTTTGCTTGGTTTTATCGGAGTAGCCTGATAGTCCGTTTAGAACCCTGGAAACAGTGGCGATTGATACATTGGCTTCTCTAGCAACATCTCTGATTGTCGGTATCATAGACCATCCATCTCATTCCATGAAGTATTGCCCCGTCCATTTTACGTAACCGGTTACCTCAAAGTATATGGCCCTGAAAAACTCTCTGTCAATCGCCTTGAAATAGTAAATTATTTACTTATATTTTCTAATGGCTCTACGCGTCCGTAAGCTGCTGCCGCGCCTTGCGTCGGAGCCGCCCAATGTACGGCATTTTTGATTACGTGAAGAATCTCCGGCTGATGATAAATCGGGAACGTTTCATGCCCCGGACGGAAGTAGAACAGCTTCCCTTTGCCTCTGCGGTAGCAGCAGCCGCTGCGGAATACTTCGCCGCCTTCGAACCAGGAGATGAACACCAGCTCATCCGGTGCCGGAATCTCAAAGCGTTCGCCGTACATCTCTTCCTTCGGAATTTCGATGAATTCGCCAAGGCCGTCGGCAATCGGGTGGCCGTGCTCAATAACCCACAGCCGTTCCTTCTCGCCGTCATCCCGCCATTTGAGCGCGCCGGTCTTCGTGCCAAGCAGCTTCTCGAACACTTTGGAGGCATGGCCCGAATGAAG
This region of Paenibacillus sp. JDR-2 genomic DNA includes:
- a CDS encoding glycoside hydrolase family 66 protein, with the translated sequence MNKLNKTLLQSLAAIVALQGAVPVFEAAAGEHTAKAYAETTSSEQRQFLKAITSLTVDKARYTPGEEATLTFALKDDSSWSGELNVEIYQLNKLVAKGAKAVTVLQGQGELQVKWKPPAEDYTGYLVKAWVKGAADDDFATAAIDVSSDWKKYPRYGYVGEFPKETAEQSDAKLKQLSQDYYLNGYQFYDWMWRHDVSVYSKTDSSGKPLTDENGNFITETMDADTHYTDLLGRELFPMSVKQQVAAAQKYGSAAMAYEMNYAARENYEDFGVSPLWGLYNKSAQFPLDPGNPQKDQNGFTFDVNGHPTSLFLQDPGNTEWQAFITKEFNRAVNDFGFDGIHLDQWGANDNDFLYDYNGNKRYYSLDYGKLINAVKDSLTVNNPNNNDVTFNMVGGNAEYSAVPNPATKTDFDYSEIWQDRNQYRDLQKVVEDTRAANGGKAMVIAGYMNYKQATGVTTRGTEAEDVPATVDYQSRITKAYGWVGNFGRKDTDAVTFTVTVPEAGNYNLVLNYGQGNGTVGPEGKLTVNGEVAEGVIPFSVNTGWGHPTAQYTVPAELKAGENTVKLTLNTNNLWLNLASLDVVGSGVNDRYEAVDAKLDTAIVDQYGNVYYFDTKGDYLKFHVRVPEAGDYPLGFSYASDWQTVSRDLVVNDQPQGSLAFPGNGTWDKFVAHSGMATVHLEAGDNTVMLKAPTDDLGIKLRYMSVGDKKYGALYADIPQTNSVSYNESKTDNFGQQGQTVTYEVNLSEAVDQITVLYHGDNSPTMSVLVDGEPAENAQEVLFPKTPGGWGGAMQRKELEAAVPAGHHTITLRMESSGQYTNVGGLLAGGYEYSTGSAVTGGGVIPVVGYASDFNNENDRLAFNVNAEEAGSYDLHWLYRNNGTDVLPLSRSVYIGDGEEQTVSFAPTASDEWGNAVLSGVQLQKGANRVVIKMLEGTDSGIQLDKLKVIPTGGGSLAERSYEAESLNTETPFSLYKDTVMNFSEVGQQVAYPVTIPQSGEQSLIFTYSNPGAFTTRSVYIDGLRAKDANGNALKLGLSGTDNKDSYSGDGYVIIPHMTAGQHTVTLKMEEDDEPGMIQLRGVTAGYFDESSVRLMDAALASMGATHIELGTAEKLGEGPNMLAHEYYPNRSKKMTESTKEAMKDYYKFFAAYENLLFDSKADSAASIGVKTAGGQALALSKHGSENTLWYTVRKNASNEGYENYDIIHLVNLLNNDSDWRNAANEPEKQSDLKVDYAVGVTKQEAARLKVFAATPDRGEGAMTELTYNWNGDHITIDVPSVDYWTMLVVDRDPKQGQVQQLELNGSAGSGGGTAVIPPSDGSRTVNEQDVKNAANGQVAIALDKGTDRVQLPISLIGSLGTNKLVLQASGGPALQWKPETLKKLAGSAPAGAYLEFALRPLSSTATPAVPAVMKLKGTVYSLELNLKAKDGTLLTSVQSDLQAGLEVEVPAPKLNGKLLGLYVYDRENSRWKYAGGKYKASNGSCAADLNSAGTFAVFEYEKSYMDVGSSSWFYEAVASLSAKHVVNGVTEEQFAPERKGTRAEVMAMIVRALNLTGNAASSAAGFKDVPAGAWYGAELAAAYEAGLIQGDSSGRFNPNAPISRQELAVMLLRAYKLAGGELSEAGAGKTLYADEALIAAWAKTAIAEAGAAGLMQGDGNGQFAPGRHGTRAEIAQAIDNLLEKI
- a CDS encoding ABC transporter substrate-binding protein, producing the protein MKRFRQSSLVLLTLILAIVFAATGCSSTNKTSNGNKEESTASNSANTSAEPAKNAAKALDPYEVVMVYPDAPQADLASVQTAMNDYLKQTYPELNMTVKLNPIDWGAWNDKTNLMMASNEKFDLLFTADWLGYNQQVLKGGLLPLDDLLAEYGPDIEAVEKDYHEPAKRGGKLYGIHTHQELGGSQGVYLDKALVDKYNMDLSALKSGKVEDLEPLLQIIKDNEPDVTPLAAPSFPLEAYYSSGTLDTISSVAAVNTLNTDPNSLDVINSFETPRYKELADLTHKWFKAGFINKDALTPGLDAWKKIQAGKAFALVGDMEILADMEIGSVAKAPNASIKAGHEMIQIPLNVDRLQTGKMTATMQAISKTSKDPARAMMLLNLFFKDQKLLTLFNFGVEGKHYVLKNGQIALPDGKTTNDAGFYHDIMWQIGNQMLNYTREGEDPNKYQNYEKFNEMVSSRPARTFGFIFDPEPVKNEIIAIDNANKAFVDGLKSGQLDPEENLPKLLAKQKAAGVDKVIAEAQKQLDAWRSANGK
- a CDS encoding carbohydrate ABC transporter permease, whose product is MKTNNRTNPFILLFLTLFSLSCLIPFWLVFMVSVTNENDLTRNGYTFWPQHFDWEAYRYLIHDSANIARAYGVTITVTLTGVVISLLITSAMAYALSRTEFPYRNALSFYVFFTMLFSGGLLPWYLVYTRFLHVQDTLLALIIPGLIGGFNIFIIRTFFTNSIPPSLVESAKIDGASEYRTYFSIILPLSLPVMATIGLFTIVSYWNDWFTSLVFINNEKLYSLQYLLNKTLMNASFLQSIANKAYSNTANVTQPLESIRMAMAMVAIGPLVFVFPFLQKYFVKGLTVGAVKG
- a CDS encoding ABC transporter permease codes for the protein MPVLRRLLKHRALVILAIPGIIMLFINNYLPMFGIFLAFKDLNYTKGVWGSDWVGLQNFKFLFASNDAWMIIKHTILYNVAFLVINTVLAVLLAILLNEVRRKVLSKFFQSAAILPNFVSMVIVGYLVYGFLNPELGFINKSILEPMGKETIAWYAEPKYWPYILTIVNTWKTVGYSAIVYLAAIVGIDQEYYEAARIDGASKWKQMTGITVPLITPVIIILTLLAVGRIFNADFGLFYQATMASGMLKETTEVIDTYVYNALLVTGDTGLASSAGLLQSVVGFVLVITVNYIVKKFSKENALF
- a CDS encoding response regulator transcription factor, which encodes MAQMLVVDDEKFAVDGICECNDWSTLGIKAVFTANHADAARQIMKEHRIDILVCDIEMPDEDGLSLVRWVKEHSPHTESLFLTCHSEFTYAKQAVNLGSFDYLLKPVDGEELVQAVSLMLQAVREKEESVQHHAEYRKYAELWRKQQPLLTERFWQDLLSRRQLSFGDFLERGLKDAQIELQADGRVMPILISIEEWHKPLDARDQEIMEYAVKKAAGELFLPGCAGDVITDRSGVMFAMIYTAGAARSAGSWTETAKRFIEVCRTYFYCQITCYIGKFVSLQEVSGLCEGLKDKERHNVKESQSVIMYVPQGGASAPLLVPDNINVTEWSSYMLNKERDKVISLINRSVDKLEAGQIHQNQLETFHLDTLQVVYGFMHVKGINPSQVPNFPLWASAQIRSLSQYRHWAENIVSAVMDAAFTALESDSVVQKSVQYIKENVEEDISREDVAAHVGLNPAYLSRLFKKETGQNLIDYLIETKMARARQLLDTTGMTVSAIAQQVGYSNFSHFTKMFKKQYGINPQEYRNVTKRLD
- a CDS encoding histidine kinase; translated protein: MFGKSMKKTKKLSSRFIMLFSAVTLPLLLILFAAGHYAQDVVLMQVANSYQNLVNSNLNMIDRSLDDITTNMVYNVDHDENFQKFGQTGLSDSEYYFAQMELIQRNSAYRSYYHTVDMFYVYSKPNNVLATTNVISGTDHDQVSSWITQTLNNTEVLHPLLYQWKAVKIGQDYYLHRVVSDDTTNNAYIGALISMNTLKLPLQDVRTSGDVLFAGEDGMILSEPSGSLSKDFRLPADKLARNTSFSYSDGGRKLFIITSKSPLSGISMAVVLPYSDLLKGLKQFQTIINLLPLFVLIILLVYLFVFRRIILNPILQLLGTIRRVKDGDMEMKLPDSPITEFAIINHTFNNMMDEIKDLKIDVYEERLNAQKAELKHLQTQINPHFFLNTMNIIFQLADLKRYELVKKTVRHMVGYFRFMLGTSRDTITLSQELEHIRNYLEIQKMRYQDTFDFEIRCAEELLEARIPSLLVQPFAENAMIHGMSVKGEPFLLQITALRDAENSGLMHIEVKDNGKGLSDERMNELASDQYKPSSDDNHIGIWNVKKRAAMRYGSLARISFLPNEPKGLAIRMTLPIDHMKERDEHGADAGR